GACCATCGTCGGCACTTTCTTCCACAGCAGGATCGCGATGAAGATCGCCATCGCGATCGACACCCATGTGGTCGCCGTAAGGATACCGAAGGACGCGGGTTCAGCCGCCCCTTCCGCCATAATCATGAGGAAATCAGCCATGGAGCACCGCCTTCACCGCCGCCTTGGCATCCGCCGCTGCGACCTTCACACCCGACAGCTTGGCGACGAGGTCACCCGCCGCTTCGGCCGCGACCGCCTCGATCTCCGCCATCGCCGACGTGCGCGCCGCACCGATTTCGGATTCCGCCGCCGCCAGCTTGCCGGCGAGTTCGGCGTCGACCTTGGCCAGACGCTTTTCGGCGTCCTTTGCGGCCTTGTCCTTAGCGTCGGTTACCGCCTTTTGCGCGGCGGCGCGGCTCGCGTCGCTCTGCTGGCGGTAGCTTTCTTCCA
This DNA window, taken from Sphingopyxis sp. PAMC25046, encodes the following:
- a CDS encoding ATPase; the protein is MPQISQFAESWYAASQIFWVLLTFGFVFFVIGRGMLPKIEATVDARDRKVADDLAAAKAAHAAADSLEESYRQQSDASRAAAQKAVTDAKDKAAKDAEKRLAKVDAELAGKLAAAESEIGAARTSAMAEIEAVAAEAAGDLVAKLSGVKVAAADAKAAVKAVLHG